A stretch of DNA from Fibrobacter sp. UWB4:
AATGTGACGGTCAAGAAAAAATACAGAAAGTAGCTGTAATAAGTGTCTTCGGCTTCGGGGTGTTCAATGTCGTCTTCAATCAGCACGTGGACGAGAAACGCGATAACAGTGCCTAGAAACGGCAAAAATCTTTTTAGAATGCTAATCATTTCGTCTCCTTTGTATAACAGTCGCTTTGAAAAAAAAATGGCCCCCTCCCATGTGAGGTTTCGGGAAGGAGCCAAACGCAGTGAGTCTTACTTCTTCAATGCGTAAACCTTGGTGGAGAGGTATTTGAAGCCGTTGTCTGCGGTAATGACGACAACGTTCTTGCCCTCGTTTTCCGGGCGGGCAGCAACGATGGATGCTGCGTAGATGCCTGCTGCGCCAGAGGTTCCGAGGAACACGCCTTCGTGTTCGGCAAGTTCGTGGGCAACGCCTGTAGCCTGGAGCGTAGAGACTTCGATGTATTCGTCATAGATTGAAGAATCGTTCAGTAGAGGAGGCGGTTCCGGGACGTTTGCGAACGGGGCGACGCCATCGATCACGCCGTGTTCTTCGGCTTCCGGAGTGAAGAAGCGGGAATCCGGAGTGGCCTGCACACCGACGATTTTCACGTTCGGATTGTGTTCGCGGAAGTACTTGGAAAGACCGTTGAGCGTACCGCCCGTACCCGCCATGGAAACGATGAAATCTACCTTGCCATCCGTATCGGCAACGATTTCCGGGCCGGTGGTGTAGTAATGGGCGAGCGGGTTGTTTTCGTTTTCAATCTGGTTGATGAAGAATGCGTTGTGTTCTTCGGCGTACTTGCGAACGTCGGAGAGCAAGACGGCGACAGAGAAGGAGCCTTCCTTCAGGAGCTTGCTTACGTTCGGGAGGGAATCGTAACCGAGGAGCGTTGCACCGTAGGTCTTGATCACTTGTACGCGTTCTTCAGAACCACCCGGTTCAAAGAAAACAGTAAGCTTGTAGCCCTTGGCGGCTGCGATAGCGGCAAGGCCGATGCCCGTGTTACCGCTTGTGATTTCGACAATTTCTCCACCCGGCTTGAGCTTGCCTTCGCGTTCGGCTTCTTCAATCATTCTGAGGGCGGCGCGGTCCTTCACGGAGCCGGATGGGTTGAAGTATTCGAGCTTCGCGAGAATGTGTGCCTTGGCGTTGTGATTTTTCTCGAAGTTGTGGAGTTCGAGGAGAGGGGTATGACCGACAAGTTCGGTGATAGAATGGTGAATATTGGACATCGTTACCTCTTTTTTTAAAAGTTTTACTCTACATTGTCATCCTGAACGTAGTGATATACGAAACTTGTCAACTTGTTGACTTAGTTGAGTTAGGTTCGTAGGAGCAGGATCCAGTGATTTCTTGTAGAGTTTATTGTTATATATTCTTAGTTAGAGACTTAGGCTCTTCGAAAGTCTCTGTAAATTTGTCTGTTTTTGCATCGTAGATGTAGCCGTCAGGAATCTTGATTCCCTTGGCTTCGAAGTCTGCGAAATGCTTGTTGATGAACTTTTCGATGTTCAGCTTTGCCTTGAGAACGCCTGTTTGCTGGAGTTCTGTAGCGACAATTTTGAACGTGCGGCGCGCGGCCTTGCGAGACGGAATGTGACCGTAGCTTTCAAGCAACTTGGCGTTGAATTCCTGATTGCCGGCGACGACATCCTTGGAAAGTTGGAGTCTTGCGGCTTCTTGTGGGTTGGCGGCGACGAATGCGGAACCGCGAGCAACGGCGCGCGTGTAAGCGGCGGCACCTTCAGGATTTTCTTTCCAGAGCTTGAGGCTCACGAATGCGACACAGCAGTATTCCGGGGCGAATTTCGGGTCGGTAGAAGTGTCGAGCAACTTCTTGAAACCGTACTGTTCTTCTGCGGTGGCTGCGGTCGGGTCGTGCAATGCAATCACGTCAACTGCGCCTTTTTCGAGGGCAATCGGCAAGTCGCTTGCGCCATAGACGATGAATTCCACGTCGGCTTCCGGGCCGTCGGCGACGATACCCAAGTCGCGGAGTTTACGCCTAAAAGACATCACGGAACTGTCGGACAAACCGATGACGCCCACCTTGGTCTTTCTGCCTTTCAAAGCATTGAGGTTTTGAATGGCGGAATTCTTTGTCACGTAGAATTTTGTACAGCCGGTATGGACACCAATCACGAATGTAATCGGAAGTCCGTTCTGGATCGGCTGCAATTCCGTTGCCAAGAGGTCGTTCCCTGCATCGACTTTGTTTGCGACGATGAGTTCGTTGATGGAATTCTTTTCGGCGTTCACAGGGACCATTTCGTACTTCTGCCCAATCTTCTTGAATTCTTCATCAAGGTAGCCCTTGAGCCAAGCGACGTGAACCGGGGCGCTACACAACACACCCGTGTAGTGGGCGATTCGGACGGGCTTGAATTCTGCGAAAACGCTAGTCACGCCGAAGATGAGTGTAGAGACGAATGCTGTTTTGATGATGCTTTTGAAATTCATTGTCTGATCCTTTTGAGATTTAGAAAGCGAAAGTGGTCTGGAATATGTAGCCGGAATAGTAGGCTCCGTGAGCGGCGTATTCAATGTCGGTGAACAAGGTCAGAGTCACATGTTTGTTTACGGCGTAAGAACTTCCGGCCCAGAACGAAACATTGGAGGAACCTGTTCCAGACTTCTTTTTATCGGCATCTCTGCCGTCTGTCAACTGGCTTGTAAAAACCCAGCCCGTAAACGGCGTAAAACCAGATTTGAAAGCGTAATAGAATTCAAATCCGTAGTCTGCGGTAATTCCGCCATGCTGGCCGCCATCGTGCTTAAAGGGAAACGTCAATGCGAATTCATTGCCGATGCCGAATTGTTCGGTGATGGGCAAGTGCCACTGAACGCCAGTCTTGAGACTGAATTCGTTATTCGTGACTTCGTCTGCGCCTGTAGGGATGTTGGCATCGATGAAGGCGTATAAGTTAGGGTCGAAAGCGTACTTGAGGCCGACAGTAATGTCTTTGAAGCCATTGTTGCCACTGGCTCCGTCATGGTCGTTGGCGAAGAACTGATAGCCAAGATTCTGGAGGCTGATTTCCAAGCCTTTAACGACTGTGAAACGGGCGTCAACGTCGAAATCCGTAGAATGGAAATCTCCGTTGTACCAGTAATGGGCGCGTACGCGGGCTTCGCCGTGGTGCTCTTCTGGAATGTTGTAGTAGTCCCATGCGGCAAATGAACTGGCGGTTGCAAGGGCGATTGCAAATGCGATTTTCTTTACGTTAAAATTCATTGAATAAACTCCTTAGATTTTATGGCGTGTGCATTGTCGTTATAATGCTCACTTTGGGATTGTCATGCCCGCTGCTGAGCGGGATTCTCCATACAAACGGCTTGGTTGATTTTAAGAGGCATACGTACTGAAGATGACCTCCATTTTTATCAACTGAATTTGAATCGTTTCTGCGGTCTTATCCTTTTGAATTTGAGGGTGGATCGTTTTTTGTTTGATCCGCTTTTTATCGTTTCCTTGCGATGGGCTTAAAATTAAAAACCGCATTTCCGTTCTCAAAGGCTTTGCGGAGGTGGATTTTCAAAATAATTGAAAAAAGTTTGTCCTTAATTTTCTATGAATATTGGGGGCAATAGGTAAAGATTATAGGAGTTATTTCTTCAAGGCGTAAACCTTTGTAGACAAATACTTGAAACCGTTATCGGCGGTGATGACAACGATGTTCTTGCCTTCGTTTTCGGGGCGGGCCGCAATGATGGAAGCGGCGTAAATGCCTGCTGCACCTGATGTGCCGAGGAAAAGACCTTCGTGTTCGGCAAGCTCGTGCGCAACAGCTGTCGCCTGCAACGTAGAAACTTCGATGTATTCGTCGTAAATGGAAGAATCGGTCAGGAACGACGGCGGAGCATCGACATTGGCAAACGGGGCGACGCCATCGATTACGCCATGTTCTTTGGAAAGCGGCGTAAAGAATCTCGAATCAGGAGTGGCTTGTACACCTACGATTTTTACGTTCGGATTTTTCTCGCGGAAATATCTCGAAAGTCCGTTCAATGTGCCGCCCGTACCTGCCATCGAAACGACAAAGTCTACGTTCCCATCGGTGTCTTCCCAAATTTCAGGCCCGGTTGTGTTGTAGTGGGCGAGCGGGTTGTATTCGTTTTCGCACTGGTTGATGAAAAATGCGTTGTGTTCTTTAGTGTATTTTGTGATGGCGTCAATGACGATATTGTCTGAAATTGTGCCGTCTTCAAGAGCTTTTTTCAATTCGGGAATATCTTCGTAATCAAAAAGCTGTGCGCCGTATGTCTTGATGACCTGAACGCGTTCCTTGGAACCGCCTGATTCAAAGAAAATCGTGACTTTGTAACCTTTAGCGGCTGCGATAGCGGCGAGGGCGATGCCCGTGTTGCCACTCGTGAGATCTACAATTTCTCCACCCGGTTTCAATTTGCCGGTGCGTTCGGCTTCTTCGATCATGCTGAGGGCTGCGCGGTCCTTGACAGAACCTGTAGCGTTGAAATATTCGAGCTTGGCGAGAATATGGGCTTTTGCGTTGTGCTTCTTTTCAAAATTATGAAGCTCAAGAAGTGGCGTATGCCCAATAAGTTCTGTAATGGAATGGTGAATATTCGACATTGAAACCTCGTGACTTTTGACCATCAAAAAGTAAAAATCACTTACGCCAAATCAAAGTTTTTTTATCTGTGAAAATGTAAAACCTAAAGAAATAGTTTGTTGTAATTTAATCACGGTATTGAGTGTTATAGAATGCTTCTATAAAAGGAAATTCCCGCTCTGGGGCGGGAATGACAGATATGTGTATTAAAAGAAAAACTCCCGCGAGATTACTCTCACGGGAGCGTCCACGCCTAAGGAAACGAGGTAGCGGACTTTAATTTAACGCGTTATCTTGTGCCTTCCGGCTTCAAGAATTTATCGGTTTCCTGTTCGTACCACCACTTGGTATAAGGCAACTTGATACGGGCGGCAAGGCTCTTTTCAAAGCTGCGGTTCTTGATGGTGTCCAAGATGCTCTTTGCAAATCGGAGCGTTCCCTCATAACCGAAAATCATGTATTCGTCAGCGACGAAGAGTGCTGCGTAACCTTGCTTAATTGCCCACACGGTTGTACCCGGGTGACGGCTAAAGTAAATGTCCGGTTTGAAGTGGTTCAAAATGCTGAGCACTTCGTAGTTCTGCTGGTCAGCCACGGAGAGCTTGAGTCCCTTCGGAGATGTCTTGAGCAAATGTTCGAGTGCAGGCGGAACCTGACCGTTATCATACTTGTAGTCGTAATGCCAAGCGAGGCCGTAAACTACTTCCATGCCGAGTTCCTGCAAAACGCGGGTGACTTCGTAGGTGTAGCCCGGACCCATACCGATCACGGCGCGGAGACCCTTGAGTTCTCTCTTGACTTCTTCGATTTGCGGCAGGTAAATGGCGCGCTGCTTTTCGATGTAGCGTTCCACTTCGGCTTCCTTGCCAATCGTCTTGCCGATAGCGCGGAACCAAGTTTCAAAACCGCTGATGCCGTTCGGGTTAATTGTACGCACGTACGGAACACCGTAAGTTTCTTCGAGTGCGTTGCCGAGGTAAGTGCCGAGCGTACCGCAAATGCAAACCATTGCCTGGGCTTCGCTCAAGTGCGAAAGTTCTTCGACAGTGGAGTTACAATAAACAAATTGCGGTTCTGCACCGATTTCCTTGAAAAGTTCCGTAATCTGCGGGCGAGCGCTTTCGAAGAAGTTCTTGAAGATAATCTTGTTGTTCTTCTTCTCAGGCGGCTTCACGATGCCCTGTAAAACGGCGTGGTCAGCGATATCGAAACCACTTGCCCAAATGCGGCTCTTGAAACCTTCGCAATGGATCGGTATGATAGGAATGTCGTATTCGTCGGCAAGTTCATCGGCGAGACCATCAACGTCTTCACCAATCACGCCCGACACGCAAGAAGACGAAAGGAAAATCGCTTCTGGGTGGAACTTTTCGTACGTGTACTGCGTTGCTTTGCGGAGTGCTTCGATAGCGCCAAAGACGGTATCGTTTTCGTTCAAGTCCGTGCAGACGTAAACGGAATTTGTCTTTTCGTTGATGCGTTCGGCGAGCTGGCGGAACTTGACATCTTCACCTTGAGCAAGCGCTACGCAACCGGCCGGGGCATGGTAAACGACTGCAACATTGCGGATACTGATGAGCTGGTCCAAAGCGCAGCCCGAAAGGCAAGAACTGGATTGGCTAAAGCAGCGTTCGCGATTCTTGACGGAACCGCACTGGGAGCGGTGTGCGAGCGTTTCCAAGTCACCAGAAAATCCAGTGATGGATCCAAGACGGTTTTCGCGAACACCGACGTTTGCATTTTTAAAATTAA
This window harbors:
- a CDS encoding PLP-dependent cysteine synthase family protein, whose amino-acid sequence is MSNIHHSITELVGHTPLLELHNFEKNHNAKAHILAKLEYFNPSGSVKDRAALRMIEEAEREGKLKPGGEIVEITSGNTGIGLAAIAAAKGYKLTVFFEPGGSEERVQVIKTYGATLLGYDSLPNVSKLLKEGSFSVAVLLSDVRKYAEEHNAFFINQIENENNPLAHYYTTGPEIVADTDGKVDFIVSMAGTGGTLNGLSKYFREHNPNVKIVGVQATPDSRFFTPEAEEHGVIDGVAPFANVPEPPPLLNDSSIYDEYIEVSTLQATGVAHELAEHEGVFLGTSGAAGIYAASIVAARPENEGKNVVVITADNGFKYLSTKVYALKK
- a CDS encoding ABC transporter substrate-binding protein, with the translated sequence MNFKSIIKTAFVSTLIFGVTSVFAEFKPVRIAHYTGVLCSAPVHVAWLKGYLDEEFKKIGQKYEMVPVNAEKNSINELIVANKVDAGNDLLATELQPIQNGLPITFVIGVHTGCTKFYVTKNSAIQNLNALKGRKTKVGVIGLSDSSVMSFRRKLRDLGIVADGPEADVEFIVYGASDLPIALEKGAVDVIALHDPTAATAEEQYGFKKLLDTSTDPKFAPEYCCVAFVSLKLWKENPEGAAAYTRAVARGSAFVAANPQEAARLQLSKDVVAGNQEFNAKLLESYGHIPSRKAARRTFKIVATELQQTGVLKAKLNIEKFINKHFADFEAKGIKIPDGYIYDAKTDKFTETFEEPKSLTKNI
- a CDS encoding PLP-dependent cysteine synthase family protein; amino-acid sequence: MSNIHHSITELIGHTPLLELHNFEKKHNAKAHILAKLEYFNATGSVKDRAALSMIEEAERTGKLKPGGEIVDLTSGNTGIALAAIAAAKGYKVTIFFESGGSKERVQVIKTYGAQLFDYEDIPELKKALEDGTISDNIVIDAITKYTKEHNAFFINQCENEYNPLAHYNTTGPEIWEDTDGNVDFVVSMAGTGGTLNGLSRYFREKNPNVKIVGVQATPDSRFFTPLSKEHGVIDGVAPFANVDAPPSFLTDSSIYDEYIEVSTLQATAVAHELAEHEGLFLGTSGAAGIYAASIIAARPENEGKNIVVITADNGFKYLSTKVYALKK
- a CDS encoding nitrogenase component 1; translation: MPFNFKNANVGVRENRLGSITGFSGDLETLAHRSQCGSVKNRERCFSQSSSCLSGCALDQLISIRNVAVVYHAPAGCVALAQGEDVKFRQLAERINEKTNSVYVCTDLNENDTVFGAIEALRKATQYTYEKFHPEAIFLSSSCVSGVIGEDVDGLADELADEYDIPIIPIHCEGFKSRIWASGFDIADHAVLQGIVKPPEKKNNKIIFKNFFESARPQITELFKEIGAEPQFVYCNSTVEELSHLSEAQAMVCICGTLGTYLGNALEETYGVPYVRTINPNGISGFETWFRAIGKTIGKEAEVERYIEKQRAIYLPQIEEVKRELKGLRAVIGMGPGYTYEVTRVLQELGMEVVYGLAWHYDYKYDNGQVPPALEHLLKTSPKGLKLSVADQQNYEVLSILNHFKPDIYFSRHPGTTVWAIKQGYAALFVADEYMIFGYEGTLRFAKSILDTIKNRSFEKSLAARIKLPYTKWWYEQETDKFLKPEGTR